The DNA window GCGGCAAGGGTGCCGGCGGGACTTGTGAAGGAGATTGTCTGCGTCAACGACGCCTCGACGGACGGCACGGCGGCCCGGCTGGATGCGCTGCCCGCGATGTTCCCTGAAGTGCCCATCCGCGTGATTCACCTGCCGGTGAACCGCGGCAAGGGGGCGGCGGTTCGAGCAGGGTTCGCGGCGGCGACGGGTGATGTGGTGCTCATCCAGGATGCGGACCTGGAGTACGACCCCGACGACTATCCCACGCTGCTGGAGCCGATCGTCGAAGACCGCGCCGATGTCGTCTACGGCAGCCGATTTATCGGGTCTGAGCCGCACCGGGTGCATTATTTCTGGCACTCGGTGGCGAATCGGATGCTCACTTTGATGAGCAACATGATGACCAACCTCAACCTCACCGATATGGAGGTGGGGTACAAGGTCTTCCGGGCCTCGGTGCTGAAGCGGATTCCGCCGCTCAAGTGCGACCGGTTCGGCTTTGAACCCGAGGTGACGGCGAAGGTCGCCAGGCTGCGCCCGCGCGTGCGGGTGTACGAGGTCGGCGTGAGTTATCACGGCCGAAGCTACGAGGAAGGCAAGAAGATAACGTGGATCGACGGGATCAAGGCGGTCCTGACGATCCTGCGGTTTCGGATCTTTAAGTAAGCAGTACGCAGTATGCAGTAGGCAGAACATTCAGTGCGACAGGAAGAGGCGTGATCTTTTCTGCTTACTGCGTACTGCCTACTTCCGAAGGAACTGACTATGCGTGTTCTCATCTCCGGCGCGGCCGGCTTTCTGGCTTCTCACCTGACCGACTTGCTGCTCTCGCAGGGGCACGAGGTGGTCGGTCTGGACAACTTCATCACCGGCAAGAGCGAGAACATCGCCCACCTGACCGGCAATCCGAAGTACACGTTCATCAAGGCCGACGTCATTGAGCCGGTGAAGGTGGACGGGCCGATCGACCGGATCTATCACATGGCGTCGCCGGCGAGCCCGATCGGGTACGTGAAGCACCAGATCGCGACCGTGAAGGTCAACAGCCAGGGCACCTGGAACCTGCTGGAACTGTGCCTGGAGAAGAACGCCCGGTTCCTGATGGCCAGCACCAGCGAATGCTACGGCGACCCGCAGGTGAACCCGCAGCCGGAAACCTACTGGGGCAATGTCAATCCGATCGGCCTGCGCAGCATGTACGACGAGCCCAAGCGGTTCTCGGAAGCCTGCACGATGGCGTACCACCGCGAGCGCGGTGCGGACACGCGCATCATCCGCATCTTCAACACCTACGGCCCGCGCATGGATCCGCACGACGGCCGGGTGGTGATCAGCTTCATCCGCCAGGCGCTCAACAACGAGCCGCTGACGGTCTTTGGCGACGGCAAGCAGACGCGCAGCCTGTGTTACGTGAGCGACTTGGTGCGCGGCATTAACATGGTGATGGAGAGCGACTTCCACGAGCCGATCAATCTCGGCAATCCGCAGGAGTTGACGATCCTGGATATCGCCAAGGAAGTGCTGAGCCTGATCCCCGAGAGCCAAAGCAAGATCACCCACCACCCGATGCCGCCGGACGATCCGAAGGTGCGTAAGCCGGACATCACGCGGGCCAAGCAGATCCTGGGCTGGCAGCCGGTGGTGAGCCGGCGCGAAGGGCTGGCGAAGATGATCGAGTTTTACCGGGCGGGATTGAAGAAGTGAGCGAAGGCGTCCCGGTGCACCAAAGGAAAACCCACGGACGGCTGTCCGTGGGCGTTCCTCTCGCCGGATTGAGCGCTGCTGTGATCCTTGTCAGAACCGACGGGACCCGGCACCGAGCACAACGACGAAGACAATCGCATAGATGACGATGACGATCAGCGTCAGGATGCCGATGAACTTCCAGTACGACTTCTGGGCCTCCATCGCGGCTTCGAGGTCGGACTGTCGGCGGGAACGGCTGAGGTCGGCGATGCGTGACGCGTAGCGACCAAGGTACATCGCAGGGAAGAAGTACAGTAGCGACAGGAGCACCGTCCCAACGACGCTAAGCAAGCCGAGTGCGGCGACACCGCCTCCCCTTCGGGAAGACGAGGCAAAGCCGACGACGCCTAGGAGCTGGATCAGGCCTGCCAGTCCCATGATGCCCACGGCGATAAAGAGGAGGACGGAAAACAGGCGGACCCAAGGCTTGGTTTCGACCAGCGCGGCGATAATGCGGGGCGTGACGGATTCCCCAGTGCTCGGCCCTTGGTAATTCAGCGTTTCGGCCGGGGCGGCATATTGAGGCTGAACGACTGCCTCGGCGACTGGGGCAGCGTAGGCTTGTTGCCGGCGAGCCCCGAAGATGCCAGCCAGTTCGGGCACTTTCGCGGCGGGGAGCCACTGTGACATCCCTTCTCGCCAGACAAGCGTTTGCCCGTCGAACTGGCCTGCGGTGGCCCATTGTGAGATCTGTTCGAGCGCGACCGGACCTTGTTGTGCACCGTCAACCGAGTAGTACCACTGGCTCATCTGGACCCCTTTCCGAAGTGGAAATGTTCGTCGCCGAGCGACGCCGGGGGGTAACTTACCCGACGGAAAACCCCTGTCCAACCGCGGAACGCTGACGAATTATCACAAAATAGCTGTCCATGTCGGCAACCATCTTTCAAATAACGAGTTAGCAGAATTCCATCGCGTGTCGCCCTATATTTCAGTACATACTGAAACTTAGGAGACCCTTATGGCCATTGCGACCCCAGCGAGCAGTCCGACGAGCAGCGTTTTTGTACCCGTGGCTTTTCCGGCGACGCCTCGGACACCCGAGCAGCTTCTTCAAACCGCCCAGGACCTGTTCATCCGCCGATGGGGCGAGATGGGACAGACGTGGGGGATCAACCGCACGATGGCGGAGATCCACGCGTTCCTGTTCATCACCGGTTTGCCGCAGTGCACGGATGACGTGATGGACCGCCTGAACATCAGCCGTGGTAACGCCAGCATGAGCCTGCGTGCGCTGTGCGACTGGGGCATCGTCCGCCGGCTGCACAAGCGGGGCGAACGTCGTGAATATTTCGAAAGCCTGACGGACGTCTGGGAGATGTTCTCAATCATCCTCGCCGAGCGCAAGCGCCGCGAGATGGACCCGGTCCTGGAGACGATCAAGCAGTGCCAGAAGATGCTGGACGACAGCGACCTGGGCAAGAGCAACAAGGCCGAAGCCGTTCAGCTCACCCGCCAGCGGCTGGAGCACATGCAGGAGTTCATGGAGGTCACGAACAAGCTGTTCCAGCAGTTCATCGGCGGGGCCAAGAGCGGACTGACAAAGGTGGTGAAGGTGTTGCTGAAGGCGCTGCCGTAAGCTCAGGACGAGCCCTAAGCGAAGTCGGAAGTCGGAAGTCGGGAGTCAGAAGAATGCAGTTCTGAATCTGACTCTGACTCCCGACTTTGGACTTCCGACGCCAGCCGCCATCGGCGGCATCAGCGTCTCTCCGCTGCGATCGCATTCACGTATGCGTTCAGCATCCGGCACACTTCCAGGAGGATCGCGGTTTCATGGCTGGTATCCGCGTAGCCCAGATCTTTGACGAGCAGCATGTAGTAGCGGCATTCCTCGGCAGACCCTTGAGCGATGTTATAAAACCGTAATTTGTCTGCTTTCCCCCTCTTGATGAACCCCTCTGCGATGTTCGCCGGGATCGAGACCGCCGCCCGACGAAGCTGCGACGTCAATCCGAACAATTCGTCACGAGGAAATGCCGTCGTCCGTCGTCATCCGATAGACCGCGAGCACAAACTCGTGACTCTTCTGATGAACTAGCAAATCCAGAAACGACTTCGCATCCATTCCATCCCCGCATTCTTTTCTGACTTCTGACTCCAGCCGCCGCAGGCGGCCTTCCGCCGCTTCAGCGGCGCTGGTTTTCCAGCGTCGTGTTCAGCACTTCGCTGTCCACGCCCGCCGCGAGTCCTCGCGGCACGATGCTGAAGCTGAAGCCGTTCTGGTCGGTCGTCTGGTTGTAAAACGCCTTGACGACGATGAAGAGGGTGTCGAACTTGCGGATCACGGAGGCGGTGCTCACCACGTTCTCCCCCTGGCCGAAATCGAAGCTCTGTCCGATCGCGACGTTGTATCGACTGCTGATCTGGTAATCGATCGACGCGGTGGTGATGTTGCTGTTCAGTTCGTCGATGTACCGCGTGCCGACGTAATAGGTCATTCGCTCGTCGCGCTGAACGACCATCCCGATCGACGCCGTCGCCAGGCGCGACTTGTCGGCGTTCCACTGCACGTCGGCCAGCAGGGCAGTGGTGTCGGAAATGCGCCAGGTGGCGTCGGCGTTGATGCTGTTCCGCGCCACGCTCACTTCCGGCAGCGTCGGGAAGTACAGCCCGCGGAAACCGATCGGCTTTCGCTGGTCTTCCTCCGGCTGATTGGAGAACAGGTTCGCTTCCAGGTTCAGCGTGAAGAAGTCCACGCTGCGCCACCGGCCCGGCCCGCCGCGATAGGTCTGCCACCGCTGGTGCAACGCGAACTGCACCGCCGAGATGTCGTTGACCGGGTCGATCTGCTCGTCGAAGACGTAGACGTCGCCGCGGTCGACCGTGGTCGCGCTGGTGAAGACGTTGATCTCTGGCTCGATTACATGCCGCATGCGGTGGAGGTCGAACAGCCGGTTCTCGACCGTGTCGTCGACCTTCCAGAACGCCGTCGTGATGCGAGCGCCGACGCCGCCGTACAGGCGATGGATCATGCTGTCGTCCGGGGAATCGCTGTACGCCGTGTAACGCCCCATGACGTACGGCACCACGCGGAACGGGCCGGCGGAGAACGGGAAGTTCACCTGCTGCCGGAAGTCGCCGCGCCAGATGACGTCATCGGTCGTGCCAGTCGTGCCGAGCGACGGTTGCCCCGGCGGGTTTGACGCAAAGTATCCCTGCTCCTGAAGCGAATACCGCGACCCTTGAAAGTGCAACCCGCTGACGAGGTTGTTCGAGTAGAACGTGCCCGGCCCGATCGCGTCGCCGATCCGCCGATAGCCGATCTCCGGCAGGTGCTCGACTTCGAACTGCTCCTGCACCAAATCGCTGGTGGTCACCTGCTCGTTCGGCTGGAACTGGGCCAAGATCGTGAACGCCTCGGTCTCCTTCTGCCGCTTCAAGTAGAACGACACATCGTGCGGAAGCTCGCGATCGAACTGCCGCGGGAACCACTGTTCGAGGAACGTGGGGTCGGAGACGAAGCCGGCGCGAATCTGGGCCTGCCAGTTGTCCGGCAGGATGTGCTGGTGTTCCCACATCACATGGCCGCGAAGACGCTGCTCGCCTTCGATTTGCGTTGGCAGCGGCCGGCCGATGTCGTCGACGCCTTCGTCATAGACCGCGTAGCTCTTGAACTGCCCTTCGAAGTTCCAGGGCTGCTTGTCCTGACCGACGACCGAACCGCCCTGGTATTTGCCGTTAAACCCGCCGGCCGGTCCACGGTCTGAGTAGTAATCCACCTGGTACGACAGATCGAGATCACGCGGCGGCGACTTGCCGAACGTCTCGAACAAGCCCCACTCGGTCTGTGCCTCGACGCCAAATGAACTGGACTTACCGCCGCCGATGTTCCGCAGCGGCGTCTTGTTGTTCGACAGGTCGCCGCCGACGTAAGGCAGCCAGAAGAACGGCACGCCAAACGTTCGGAAGGTCGTGTTCTCGGCCTCGAAAATCGACCGCGTCTCTTCGCCTTCTTCTTTGCCGGGCTCCTGGCGGATGTAGATTTTCTCGGCCTTGATGCTGTAGGTCGGCACGGCAAAGGCGCTGGTGCTCAGCTCGGTCTTTTCCGTCTTGTACTCGCCGGCGGCGAGCTGGCGGATCGTCTTGGCGTGCACCGTGATCGGAATCTGCGCCTTGGGGTCGATCGTCCGCAGCACGGCATCGGTCAGCACGGCACGATCGGTCGTGAACTCGTAATAGACGCGCGCCGCCTCCAGCCGCTGCTCGCCGATCTTCCGCTGATCGGCAGGCGTGTAAACGATTCGCGCGTCGCCTTCGATATACGCCGCCGTCACCGCATCCTGGATCGCCTTGATCTGCCTGCCGTCCTTCTGAAGCTCCTTCAGGTCCTTCAACGGCGTAAACAGCACCACGCGCTGACCCTGCAATTCGATCAGGTCGCCATTGGGCCGGCGGTGCATCAACTTTACGCCCTTTGACAAGACCGCGGCGACGGTCCCGTCGTCGGACTGGATCAGCTCAAGCTCCGGCGCTTCGAAAAAGACGGGCGTTGCCGGCAGGACCGCGGCCGAACCGGCGGGATACGTCGTCGGCGCGATGGCCGGTCCGGTCGCGGCGACCAGCGGTGCCGCGGCGATCGGGACGGCAGGACGCGCCGGAGAGGTCGGCCCGGTCGATGCGGGGTCGCGCGAAGCGGGCGTCGATCCATCGGCCGGTGCCGGTCGCGTTGCCGGCGTCTGGTTCGCGCCGGCGACGGCGACCGCCGGTGCTGCCGCGACGGCGGGGGCCGCGCCGGGGTTGCGAATCGAGTCGGCCAGCTTGTACAGCTCGGACCCCGACTGGTCTTTCTCGGCGCGATCGACGGCCGTCAACCGAACCCGCCCGGCGACCGACGCGTTGACCAGCATCCGCTCGCCGCTGCGCACCGCGCCGTCGGCGATCACTTTGCCGTCGCCGACCAGCACGACCTGAACCTTCATCCGGTTCGGCTCGTTCCCCGCTTCGGGGCTCAGCCAGAGGACCGCCTGCTTCGCCGACAGCGTCGCCCGTTCCAATTCCAGCGAGACGGGCCCTTCGATGAGGATGACGTCGGCGTCTACCTGTCGCCAGGTGACGGCCGACTTTCCCGACATGAGCAGCTTTTCGCTCGGGGCCTGGTACTGCGCGACGGCGGGTGCCGGCATCAGCAGCGGCGCGAGGATCGCCGCCGGCGACGCCCAGGCGATCGCCAGCGCGAGCAACCGCCCGCGCCGCCGGCGCGTAGCGAGAGAAGAGGGATGTCGCTCAAAGCTCGTCGGCAAACCGATAACCCACCGCCATTGCAAAAGTTGAGGCGCAATATAGGAACCCGGTCCCGGCGGCGTCAAACCGGAGCATCGCCGCCATCAACGCAGGTTGACGCTGTTGCGGAGCGTTTCAGGTGCGAACCACTGTGTGCGACTTCTGTGGCGCGACGCAGTTTGCCGCGATGTGGACCGGGAGCGGCAGGCCCGAACCGCGGGCCTCTTTCAGTTTCTATTCTTCGTGTCGATTCGTGTTCTTCTTGCCTGAAAGGCCCGACCCACGTCTGACCGATTCACGACGCCACACCGCGCAGCTGCGTAGCAGCAAGACCGACGCAACCATAGGGCGAAACTGTAATGGCGGGCACAGTAGCCGACTTATGCCGGCACAGGCGGTCGTGCTGATCGTTGCCGTTGGGCGGGCACGTGACAATTCCGGCTGCGAGCAGGTGGACGATCGAACTCGCCCCGCTCGCGAGCCATTTCGGCTTGGCCGAGGAACTGGAGATGTCATGTCATACCGCACTATCGAATCGCTCGAGACGCGACGCCTGCTTAGCGCCGTACTCGCGACATTGGATCCGAGCACCAACACACTCAATGTCCTCGGCAGCGAGGTTGCCGACGTAATCCGCATTTCTCAGACATCGGGGACGCTGGTCGTCACCGAGAAGGTGGGTGC is part of the Humisphaera borealis genome and encodes:
- a CDS encoding glycosyltransferase family 2 protein; the protein is MDKPIDPTQPALPDAAGSSPGLRLSVVIPVFNEAGTIHELVGRVVAARVPAGLVKEIVCVNDASTDGTAARLDALPAMFPEVPIRVIHLPVNRGKGAAVRAGFAAATGDVVLIQDADLEYDPDDYPTLLEPIVEDRADVVYGSRFIGSEPHRVHYFWHSVANRMLTLMSNMMTNLNLTDMEVGYKVFRASVLKRIPPLKCDRFGFEPEVTAKVARLRPRVRVYEVGVSYHGRSYEEGKKITWIDGIKAVLTILRFRIFK
- the lptD gene encoding LPS assembly protein LptD: MLALAIAWASPAAILAPLLMPAPAVAQYQAPSEKLLMSGKSAVTWRQVDADVILIEGPVSLELERATLSAKQAVLWLSPEAGNEPNRMKVQVVLVGDGKVIADGAVRSGERMLVNASVAGRVRLTAVDRAEKDQSGSELYKLADSIRNPGAAPAVAAAPAVAVAGANQTPATRPAPADGSTPASRDPASTGPTSPARPAVPIAAAPLVAATGPAIAPTTYPAGSAAVLPATPVFFEAPELELIQSDDGTVAAVLSKGVKLMHRRPNGDLIELQGQRVVLFTPLKDLKELQKDGRQIKAIQDAVTAAYIEGDARIVYTPADQRKIGEQRLEAARVYYEFTTDRAVLTDAVLRTIDPKAQIPITVHAKTIRQLAAGEYKTEKTELSTSAFAVPTYSIKAEKIYIRQEPGKEEGEETRSIFEAENTTFRTFGVPFFWLPYVGGDLSNNKTPLRNIGGGKSSSFGVEAQTEWGLFETFGKSPPRDLDLSYQVDYYSDRGPAGGFNGKYQGGSVVGQDKQPWNFEGQFKSYAVYDEGVDDIGRPLPTQIEGEQRLRGHVMWEHQHILPDNWQAQIRAGFVSDPTFLEQWFPRQFDRELPHDVSFYLKRQKETEAFTILAQFQPNEQVTTSDLVQEQFEVEHLPEIGYRRIGDAIGPGTFYSNNLVSGLHFQGSRYSLQEQGYFASNPPGQPSLGTTGTTDDVIWRGDFRQQVNFPFSAGPFRVVPYVMGRYTAYSDSPDDSMIHRLYGGVGARITTAFWKVDDTVENRLFDLHRMRHVIEPEINVFTSATTVDRGDVYVFDEQIDPVNDISAVQFALHQRWQTYRGGPGRWRSVDFFTLNLEANLFSNQPEEDQRKPIGFRGLYFPTLPEVSVARNSINADATWRISDTTALLADVQWNADKSRLATASIGMVVQRDERMTYYVGTRYIDELNSNITTASIDYQISSRYNVAIGQSFDFGQGENVVSTASVIRKFDTLFIVVKAFYNQTTDQNGFSFSIVPRGLAAGVDSEVLNTTLENQRR
- a CDS encoding GbsR/MarR family transcriptional regulator; the protein is MAIATPASSPTSSVFVPVAFPATPRTPEQLLQTAQDLFIRRWGEMGQTWGINRTMAEIHAFLFITGLPQCTDDVMDRLNISRGNASMSLRALCDWGIVRRLHKRGERREYFESLTDVWEMFSIILAERKRREMDPVLETIKQCQKMLDDSDLGKSNKAEAVQLTRQRLEHMQEFMEVTNKLFQQFIGGAKSGLTKVVKVLLKALP
- a CDS encoding DUF4339 domain-containing protein; protein product: MSQWYYSVDGAQQGPVALEQISQWATAGQFDGQTLVWREGMSQWLPAAKVPELAGIFGARRQQAYAAPVAEAVVQPQYAAPAETLNYQGPSTGESVTPRIIAALVETKPWVRLFSVLLFIAVGIMGLAGLIQLLGVVGFASSSRRGGGVAALGLLSVVGTVLLSLLYFFPAMYLGRYASRIADLSRSRRQSDLEAAMEAQKSYWKFIGILTLIVIVIYAIVFVVVLGAGSRRF
- a CDS encoding four helix bundle protein, with protein sequence MTSQLRRAAVSIPANIAEGFIKRGKADKLRFYNIAQGSAEECRYYMLLVKDLGYADTSHETAILLEVCRMLNAYVNAIAAERR
- a CDS encoding UDP-glucuronic acid decarboxylase family protein; the protein is MRVLISGAAGFLASHLTDLLLSQGHEVVGLDNFITGKSENIAHLTGNPKYTFIKADVIEPVKVDGPIDRIYHMASPASPIGYVKHQIATVKVNSQGTWNLLELCLEKNARFLMASTSECYGDPQVNPQPETYWGNVNPIGLRSMYDEPKRFSEACTMAYHRERGADTRIIRIFNTYGPRMDPHDGRVVISFIRQALNNEPLTVFGDGKQTRSLCYVSDLVRGINMVMESDFHEPINLGNPQELTILDIAKEVLSLIPESQSKITHHPMPPDDPKVRKPDITRAKQILGWQPVVSRREGLAKMIEFYRAGLKK